A window of Christiangramia forsetii KT0803 contains these coding sequences:
- the tsaE gene encoding tRNA (adenosine(37)-N6)-threonylcarbamoyltransferase complex ATPase subunit type 1 TsaE: MELTYKLQELDVAVDYILSNTKSKTLLFYGDMGAGKTTLIRELVKALGVQDTASSPTFSLVNHYESEKGPVFHFDFYRIEDDVEALDIGLEDYLDSGEWNLIEWPEKIEKLLGDNTQKLLIQVESSNTRKLKFC, translated from the coding sequence ATGGAGTTAACCTATAAACTTCAAGAACTTGATGTAGCCGTAGATTACATACTTAGTAATACAAAGAGCAAGACCTTGCTTTTTTACGGTGACATGGGTGCAGGAAAAACTACGCTCATAAGAGAGCTGGTAAAAGCACTTGGCGTGCAAGACACAGCCTCAAGTCCTACGTTTTCATTAGTTAACCATTACGAGTCAGAAAAAGGGCCGGTATTTCATTTCGACTTTTACAGGATCGAAGATGATGTCGAAGCTTTAGATATTGGTTTAGAAGATTATCTGGATTCCGGAGAATGGAATTTAATAGAGTGGCCTGAAAAAATAGAAAAATTACTGGGTGATAACACCCAAAAATTGCTAATTCAGGTCGAATCTTCGAATACCCGAAAGTTAAAGTTTTGTTAA
- a CDS encoding bifunctional response regulator/alkaline phosphatase family protein — MSNIKILWVDDEIDLLKPHIMFLESRNYEVQTCKSGTEALEEIENENFDIIFLDENMPGLTGLETLAEIKEKRETVPIVMITKSEEEYIMEEAIGSKIADYLIKPVNPNQILLSIKKNLDHSRLVSEKTTSNYQQEFRKIAMEMSQVNSYEEWAELYQKLVYWEIQLEEIEDSGMFEILESQKQEANNQFFKFISKNYQSWFEKNAEPPVMSHTLFKKKVLPELEKDKPTLMIVVDNLRYDQWKSLEPIINPYYKKEKESAYYSILPTATQYARNSIFSGLMPSDMEKLFPKYWKNDTEEGGKNLYEAEFLREQLKRLGSDLKFEYHKITSLKGGKKLVDNFKTQKSNDLTVVVYNFVDMLSHSKTEMEVIKELASNDKSYRSLTQSWFKNSPLLEIIQKAQQSGFKLIITTDHGTINVKNPSKVIGDKNTSLNLRYKTGKSLTYENKEVLAIEDPKSVHLPTINMSSSYIFAKEDLFFAYPNNYNHYVSYYRNTYQHGGISLEEVVIPFVVLNPK; from the coding sequence ATGAGTAATATCAAAATATTGTGGGTAGATGATGAAATTGATTTATTGAAACCTCACATTATGTTTCTGGAATCACGTAATTACGAAGTTCAAACCTGTAAAAGTGGTACTGAAGCATTAGAAGAAATTGAAAATGAGAATTTTGATATTATATTTTTGGATGAGAACATGCCCGGTTTAACCGGACTGGAAACACTGGCTGAAATAAAGGAAAAAAGGGAAACAGTTCCTATTGTAATGATCACTAAGAGTGAAGAGGAATATATAATGGAAGAGGCCATTGGATCTAAAATAGCCGATTATCTCATAAAACCGGTGAATCCAAACCAGATTCTTCTAAGCATTAAAAAGAACCTGGATCATTCCAGATTAGTTTCAGAAAAGACCACCTCAAACTATCAGCAGGAATTTAGAAAGATTGCGATGGAAATGTCGCAGGTAAATTCTTATGAAGAATGGGCAGAACTTTATCAGAAACTGGTTTACTGGGAAATTCAATTAGAAGAGATTGAAGATTCGGGAATGTTTGAAATTCTGGAATCACAAAAACAGGAAGCGAATAATCAATTTTTTAAATTTATTTCTAAAAATTACCAAAGCTGGTTCGAGAAAAATGCAGAACCGCCGGTTATGTCGCATACCCTTTTCAAGAAAAAAGTTTTACCTGAACTTGAAAAAGACAAACCAACTTTGATGATCGTGGTAGATAACTTAAGGTACGATCAATGGAAATCATTAGAACCCATAATCAATCCTTATTATAAGAAAGAAAAGGAAAGTGCTTATTACAGCATTCTGCCAACCGCTACCCAATATGCACGTAATTCCATATTCTCCGGATTAATGCCTAGTGACATGGAAAAGCTTTTTCCTAAATACTGGAAAAATGACACAGAAGAAGGAGGAAAGAATCTTTATGAAGCTGAGTTTTTGAGAGAACAGTTAAAACGTCTGGGAAGCGATTTAAAATTTGAATACCATAAAATAACCAGTTTAAAAGGAGGAAAAAAACTGGTAGATAATTTTAAAACCCAGAAATCTAATGATCTTACTGTGGTTGTCTATAATTTCGTAGATATGCTTTCTCACTCTAAAACAGAAATGGAAGTTATAAAAGAACTGGCCTCAAACGATAAATCATATAGGAGTCTTACGCAAAGTTGGTTTAAGAATTCTCCGCTGTTAGAAATCATCCAGAAAGCTCAGCAATCAGGCTTTAAGCTGATCATAACTACAGACCACGGAACTATAAATGTAAAGAATCCTTCCAAGGTTATTGGAGACAAGAATACCAGTCTTAATTTAAGATATAAAACCGGTAAAAGCTTGACGTACGAAAACAAAGAGGTTCTCGCGATAGAAGACCCAAAATCGGTACACCTCCCAACTATAAATATGAGTAGTTCATACATATTTGCAAAAGAGGATCTATTTTTTGCTTATCCTAATAATTATAACCACTACGTAAGTTATTATAGAAATACATACCAACATGGAGGTATTTCACTTGAAGAAGTTGTAATCCCATTTGTAGTCTTAAATCCTAAATAA
- a CDS encoding alanine dehydrogenase, giving the protein MGKQQVSPFTKEQLIPQEETLEIYKKKGQLFIGIPKETAYQEKRICISPDAVAAITAHGHRVMIESGAGKWARFSDKDYSEAGAEITKDTKKIFSCPTILKIEPPSMEELEYINPQTILISALQIKTQCKEYFQKLAEKRITALGFEFIKDDDGSYPIVRALSEIAGTASVLISSEIMSNHAKGNGLMFGNISGVPPVEVVIIGAGTVGEFATRSAIGLGASVKVFDSSLTKLRNIQANLGNTFYTSTIQPKNLLKALKRADVVIGAVRGKDRSPILITEEMVRTMKRGAVIIDVSIDMGGCVETSEITSHDEPIFTKHDVIHYCVPNIPSRYARTSSLSISNIFTPYLLHIAEEGGLENTLRFDRGLRNGLYFYHGILTSKSIADWFNLSYRDINLLIF; this is encoded by the coding sequence ATGGGCAAACAGCAGGTATCACCCTTTACCAAGGAACAATTAATACCACAGGAAGAAACCCTTGAAATCTACAAGAAAAAAGGGCAGCTCTTTATTGGAATTCCTAAAGAAACAGCGTACCAGGAAAAACGTATTTGTATAAGCCCAGATGCGGTGGCCGCAATCACCGCTCACGGTCATAGAGTCATGATAGAATCTGGAGCCGGAAAATGGGCCCGGTTTAGTGATAAAGATTATTCTGAAGCTGGTGCCGAGATTACAAAAGATACTAAAAAAATCTTTTCATGCCCTACCATATTAAAAATCGAGCCTCCATCCATGGAGGAGCTTGAGTATATCAATCCTCAGACAATACTGATCTCTGCTTTACAGATCAAAACACAATGTAAAGAGTATTTTCAGAAGCTAGCAGAAAAAAGAATTACCGCACTTGGTTTTGAATTCATTAAAGATGATGATGGTAGCTACCCTATAGTACGTGCCTTAAGTGAGATCGCTGGCACAGCTTCTGTGCTTATTTCTTCAGAGATAATGAGTAATCATGCTAAAGGGAATGGATTAATGTTTGGAAACATTAGTGGTGTCCCGCCAGTAGAAGTGGTTATAATTGGTGCGGGAACCGTTGGAGAGTTTGCGACGAGATCGGCAATTGGTTTAGGTGCTAGCGTTAAAGTTTTTGATAGCTCTCTTACTAAACTCAGAAATATTCAGGCCAACCTGGGAAATACATTCTATACAAGTACAATTCAGCCTAAAAATCTATTAAAAGCACTAAAAAGAGCAGATGTTGTAATTGGTGCAGTTCGCGGTAAAGATAGATCTCCGATTCTAATCACTGAAGAAATGGTGAGAACCATGAAACGGGGCGCTGTAATTATAGATGTTAGTATTGATATGGGTGGTTGTGTTGAAACCAGTGAGATCACTTCTCATGACGAGCCTATTTTTACAAAGCATGACGTAATTCATTATTGCGTTCCAAATATTCCATCCAGATATGCACGAACCTCTTCACTCTCAATAAGTAACATTTTCACCCCTTATCTTTTACATATCGCTGAAGAAGGTGGTCTTGAAAATACCCTGAGATTTGATCGTGGTTTACGTAATGGTTTGTATTTTTACCACGGAATTTTAACCAGCAAATCAATAGCTGACTGGTTTAATCTTTCCTATCGTGATATAAATCTATTGATCTTTTAA